The following DNA comes from Suncus etruscus isolate mSunEtr1 chromosome 12, mSunEtr1.pri.cur, whole genome shotgun sequence.
ttattttgctTCATAGTCATGAGGAAGACTTAGAATGGCTATTCTTCAATGTGTAAATTAGGTAAACCACATTCTATTACTGGTGTGGTAATTTCCTTCTAGTGCATTTAGTCAATCCATAGTTACTGGAAGGACAAGAAACAGGGTTCATGGGTGTGATGCTGAATAAATAACCCTTGCCTTCATGGAGCTCATGTTCACTGAGAAAAACAGCAGCACAGTCACCACCCTGAGGCAGGTACTTGTGAGGTTATGGGAGGACCTTGAGGGATTAAGTGGAATAGAGTACAGAGTGACGATGCCTTGAGGTGTCCCAGCAGATTTGCTCTGAGCTTATTGTGAAGGGTTCTACATGGGCCTGACTGGGACCTGGTTGTGAGACAATGCTGTACAGTCACTGAAGGTTGGAGGAGGGGAAATGGATTGTGTTTAACAAATCCTATTCTGCTTCCTCATGTTCCTATCTCAGCCTTTCCTATTTGTGGTGGCCTTGAAGTAAGTTTGTTTTTAGTGGTAGGAGACTCAAGATGAACACACTGCAGTTGAGTAACTCCATCAAATCCAGGGTGACATATGTGGTTCCCACTGGTTTCTTAGCTACTACAAAGTCAGCAAATCCCCTCAATCCTAGGGAATGGAAGGGTCCCTATAGAGATTGCATTTCAGATGGAAACACTCTTCCCATTAACTATTTTGACTGGAAGTCTTTTCTACTGGTAAGATTTTAAATGGCCAGTTAAGGACAAGACAGATAATGATACAGGGATTTGTCTTGAACTAGCCCAAccccagttggatccctggcaccacagagggACGTcagtcactgccaggagtgattcctaaacacaaagccaggaataagcactgaacactATTGAACAtggccaaaataataaaataaaataaaataaaaattaaattgactaGGTTACCTGTAACATCTTTCCCTTCGTGCCACAGTAACAGTGAGGATGAAACTGGGTGGTGCTGTGTGTGATATGTTATGCAGGTGACAGCTCACCTGGCTCTTCTTAGTGATGATGGTATCATGACAGGTATTTGCATTGGTAAGTGGGTGGGTGATGTCACAGCTGTGACTCTGGTTATTTGTCCATGGAAGGTCTCATTTGAATGAGCTGTCTCACCCAGGGCCAtccaaataaaatagatgaaTCTACTGTGGCTGGCATCGGAAAATTATCACCTACTTTGATTCTGCTTTGGAACCCTCTGCTTTGGTCTCCTACTGCCTGTCCACCATTTTTCTGGCACTACATGGCTTTTTTCAGGAAATGTTCAACTGAAAAATTATTCATTGGCCACCTCCCAAAGTCGAGCCTTCTGCAGCATTGTTTCCTGATCCCCACACTTCAAGCACTCATTCATTCGGTTGGCAAATGCTGACTCCTGGCATATCTCCTCTGAATCATGTCAGGATAGGTCACTGAGGACATAGAGAGAAAGCAACAAGGCCCTACGTCCCCACAGAGATTACATTTCAGATGCAACACTTCAGTATACAAATACATAAGGTAGGGGAGGCAGAAAAAATTTTCCTCAAACAATAGCAATCAAACCAAGGTAATACCAGAGAGCAAATAGCATATGTGtcttgtgcatgtgtgtgattgTAATGTGACAAAGAATGGTAGGGTGAATGTGAGGCACCTTCAGGAAATAGTTTGGGAAGGCTTCTGAGTTGGTGTTAAGCTGAGATTTGAGTGATGGGTAGGAAAGCATTTGCCAACAAAGAGACTCAGAAGACAATTCCAGACAGGAGCAAAGGAGAGCTAGCACAGGCTTCTGCTCCCGGCCTGTTACAGAGCTCTGATGGTAAAGCTATCAGCTTTCCATGTTAGAGTGCAATCAAACAGCCTTCACGGATCCAGGGGTGCACTACACACAATGTGTGGTTCTTAGCTTGGACTCACTCGTCGTTGCTGAGTGAATGCGGGCCAGCCTGGGCACACATAGGCTGCGTTGCAGCTTGCCCGGCCTGACTCTGCTGCATCAGTAGCTTCAATACACTGTCTCCAACTCATGTGGGGTGCAACTGGGCATGTGGCCAACATTTGAAAAGAGTTCTAGTGGAACCCTACCTGTGGTTGAGAGAAATACAAATTGCTCCCAGATGGAGGAAGCTGGGCAGGAAGTAGCCAAAGAACAAACCTGAGTGGTTGACGGAGAACAAATCAAATTCAAAATAGGAGTGCAAGTGACCTAAGAATAGAGGTGTGACCTCTGAAGGAAAGCATATAGATTGGCAGTATAATGATCACAGCAAAGAGACTATCTGATGACTGACATGGTAAGTGGAAAAAGTCAACTCAAACACGGATGAGCAAGCACTGAAGGGGTTGAGTCACCACTAATAAAATGGAGACCCACTCAGCTTTTCCTGCCTGCCTAGTGAAAACCATTTGCTCAAATCCTGTTCTATTTCAGGAAATGCCAGCTGCAGAATAGGAAGTCCTGCTCTTTCCACATTTGGAGCAAGAGTCACTTCTCTTTGCGTTTGGACATTAACAGGGTCCTGCCTTGCAACACATACTGTGAGGCTGCAGCCCTGGAGACAGGCACAGTTTAAGCTGGGAGTCAGGCAACTTCCTTCCCATGCAGAGGGGAAGACTGAATTTGAGAGCTGTCACCATATAACATGGATTTCGACCCCTCCAAGGAAACTTTGCAAGctttaaaggaaagaggacaaTGAGGAAGGATTTAATGAACTTCCCTTCTACCCTGAGAGaaggttctttgtttttgtttttatttttaaaacccataaatcTTTAGAGACTAGAGTAACAGTATAGcaaatagagcacttgccttcacTTATCTTGCTGACTTATCTGTTGGGTTCAATATCTAGAACCACACCAATTTATTCCTCAAACTACCTAGGTgtgattcctgtgtacagagcACTACTTGGTATGGCCATAAAAATAGGACATTTTTGAAGTGAATGCAGGCACCCTTTCCcacttcttgtatttttttttttataaatgtcgTAATATCAAAGACAAATCTTGGCATTCCTGAATTGTCAtctcagtaggaacacaccaatttagacctCAATGTGGATTTGAAGCtacctaatgttcaaaaacaaaacaaatagcaaaaagtTAAGTAGCAATATACAGCTTATTAAACCTCTGACATTGACTTAATAACCTTATTTaagataaaatcatttttacagattttttgatgtacttaaaaataatgttttaaagcaTTCGTACAGGCTCGAGAATGAGTGGGAATTTGGGGACAATGGTGTAGGGAATTAACATTGGgagtgagattggtgttggaattaaAGTGacagaaacaattgtattatgagaAACTATGTAAAAATAGtctctaaataaagtaatttataattaaaaaacaaatagatgAAAGAGTTTCATATTAGATCAGAACCCACAAATTGTACTGAAGAAATCATAGGCATAACCTTTTATGACATAGAATCTagtcgcagtggtcctcaaactatggcctgcgggccacatattgtatttgtatctgttttgtttcttcattgcaaaataagatatatgtagtgtgcataagaattcgttcataagttttgtttttactatagtcagaccctccaatggtctgagggacagtgaactggccccctgtttcaaaagtttgaggacccctagtgGCACCTTTTATAACTCAATGCCATTGCTAAGCAAAATACATACAATGGAAATATATCAAATTAATAAACGTCTGCACAGCAACATAAAGGCTAGAGAGGAACCCATGAAAGCCTGGCTTCCTCTTCCCCAGGAAGCTGCAGAAAGTGGAATGTGAAATGCCTTTAATTTATTGTGTCTATGTGCTTAGCCATCCTGGGAATCATGGCTGGAAGTTGCTCTTTATGGAATTAATGGGGGCAGGCAAACTGCAGGAACTATTCTCCATCACAGATGGAGTTTCTTTCTGTAGTTCTGAGGTCTAGAGTTGCTGCATAGTAAGGCTGTCCTGTATGGTGATTTTACTGAGGGGTTCACCCTCATGAGTAATTTGGTGGAGTAAATTTGCCTTTTGGGGGTCAGGTATTTTCTCCTTGAATTCTGTATTGCAGAAGAATTTAAGATCCCTCTTTAAATGTTGTAATGCTGAGATTTCTTCAGACTTCCTAGGTTTTATTTAAaaccttactattttttttaattagaaatactGTTTTAGTACATGGGAAATGAGTGTATAGTAGAAATGGGtaaaaagacaaatttttatTCATACCAGTGAGATTTAGTTTTGAAATAGATCTGATTTCTTTCCATCCCAAAGTAGATTGAATCAAGACTTGTCCTTCATCACGGTGAAGAAAAATTTGAGAATTAATCTTGTATGGTGATGGTTTGCAATTCAATGTGCTGGCTTGTGTCAGAACAGAGAATTTGGCCTGAGTGCTAGTACAatgatagggcacttgcatgcagctgaccctggatggatgcttttgatccccagcattccgtatggtcccctgagctaggagtgatttctgaacacagaaccaggagtaattcctgggtgctgtcaggtgtggcccaaaaaacaaaacaaaacaaaacaaaacagaacacagAGACTTGGGGTTTGGCATCCACTCTGTCATTCAATCAGCTCTTGATAAAgtatttccttttaaaacaaaCTTGCTTATGTTGAAGAGAACATTGGTGTATGTCTCTAGAAAGGTGATATTAGCATGTGAGATGCTTGGTTGCTCTTTAGAAAACCTTGTCCTAAAAGACCTCTATGGTCTCTCCTGCCCTGAGGGCCCATGGCTATGCAACAGCACCTACTTCAGCCCAGAGCTTCCAGCTCAGCTGCTTGACATTGTCCTCAGAATAAGTTTTGTGCAAAACGTTTACTTTAACATGGTTGAACTTGAAGAAATAAACGGAATTCTGAAGGAATGAACACATGAGGCTAGGAAATACTGAACTGGcacatattttaatttgtgaGCAAAAGATAATGAAAATCTTATGTTGCAAGCATAATTTATATTCTAGAGATACTAATTCAAGTTAAAGATTTGTGGTAGTATTTGAATTTAAGAACATAtgcagtatttaaaaatataatttgggggCTAGGAGCTCTTTCAAAAGGTTGAACATTTGTTTGCACTTGGGGGAGGCTTGAATTCTGGTACCAAATGGTCACCCTaacatcaccaagagtgactTCTCTTTCAGGAAAATGAGCTTGGAGCAGAACCTGAACACCATGGTGTATGACCACCAAACTAAAGGgccaataatgataataaaatttttaatctgCATACTCTagactttctggaaaaaaaaaaagcaaactaaatCATGGAGTagataaattcataaaatttgctaTTCATAAGATTTGCTATTGCCATTTTTCATGTTTTCAAACCTCATTGGCTTGCTGCttggaatattttaaattgaCTGGCTGTGTGGTTCAAATGATGTTTTTAAACAGTTTTGGCACGGCCTACAGATCTGGCATGCTTGCTGGATTGGAGTTTGGGCGTGGCACCAAGCTGCCTTGGCTGGGTGACAGTTCAAGCACAGCCAAACAGCTGGTCCTGCTGGGCGACTCATCTGTGGAAGGATCCCACAGAAAACAATGCTCTGGTTTGGGCATCCATACTCCAGAGAGCTGTGAAATTCAGAAATAGCAGGGAAGATCCTTTATCTCAGCtcatgttctctttctttttttctcagagcTGTGCTAGGCCTTGCCACCATGAGAACAGCTGCTATGGAACTCATGGGATAGAGAAACAGGGTCCAACTTTCTTCTCAGTCTTATTCCACGTTATACCAGTGTCTTGTGCAAGAGCATGAGTGGGATTTGAGATTTTCTGACAGATTGGAGATTTTTGTTTTCTCCTAACTGTGACCCATTGAGGGCAAAGAAAATTTAAGGTCATGTAAATGGAAACAGAGCTCTTCAATATTACAGACACCTTTCCAATGATTCCTGCAGTACAAAgttaaccacaaaaaaaagagcaaagtgaTATTTATCTCTCAGGGTTATAATGATGATGAATTGAGACAAGGTGATATTCTGCCCATTCTATTGGATGTATTCAATAGTCAAAAACTATAGCTATTATTTAACTCCTCTCTAGAACATGGCTTCTACTGAATATCAGTATGTTTGTTGGGTcaacaagtaagacaatctttgctttgggataaatccaagttgtaaacaaacagatacaaagaaactagggatggtctttgttttgggtaaacttTGTTTGGGTAAACATCTTAGTAAATCTGAATGGATTTACATAATTTCATTCACTCAGAGCTGGACTCCTATATCTCTGAGGACTCAAACTACAGCCCCTCAGCATTGTAAAGCTCTTCAAGCCTCAGCTGCAATCTTCTCCATAAGCTATGTGTTGATGAATTCATAGGAAGAATTTATAGGTCACACAGGAGAAATTAGAACTTGAGTGAGAAAAGGAAAACCTGGTGAAGAGATTTTGCCCTGTTGATAATTAACTAAGGTCCCTGGGGTATCTAACAGCAGAGATAACAGAGTGCttagtcattcattcattcagcttGCAGATTGAAGACTGTAAATGCTCTCTCTTGTCATCATTAGGCAGATAGACTAGACAAAGATTATTTTTCAAGTGGCGCAAGAGTAATAGTAATTCTCCTTGCTGCTATACTTCAATCAGCAAAGTAGTTCACTTGAGTTATGTGAACATTTTTCCCATCTATAAAATACAATGAAACTATTTTGATTctggacaaaaaaaaatgtagctccATTTTTCCTAACTTGCCTTTTGTCAAAAAATTATGTCTTACTGGAAACTCTCCTATGGGATTTGTCTTCCTCAATGGGATTTAGGCACAGGAACAAGAATGGGAATCTTCcaattccatttctttctttttagcaatgaaatatttatttcagtgAGTATAATGGGGactatgatatataatatataagtagatAAAACAAGATCAAATTTGTTGGAGTCATCCCTGACCTCTGCTACCCTCAGAATGAAGAATCACAGAGGTTGAAGAAAAGCTGAAAAAATGCTTTGATAATTAACTTGCACTGACAAGCTGAACAACCCCTAAGCAAGCACAGCATATGAGCTGTGGCCCTGTCTGTGTACtcatctctgtctctatctgacTTTGTGTGTGTCTCATTCTTTGCCTCTCTAGCTCTtagttcctatatttttatttccttcttgctttgtctctttctgtttgtctctctgcctctcttttgTCCTGTTACTGTTTTTGTCTTTACCTCCCTGTCTTGTTCTCTGTCTCTTGTGTCTCTGACTATCTCTATGTATTATACTTATTTCCTATGTACTCTACTTATTTCCTCTCTTTGTTGTTAGtttctctcttttcatctctctctctctcactcactgtgTCTCTTGGTGTGTGTCTCTTCCTATTCCTATTGCCCCACAGCATGGCCGAGAGAGTTGAAAGTGTGGCTTACGATGATCTCAGAGGTCACAGTGGGAATCCTCATGACCAAACTAGGTGGCACCTGAGCAGTGTGCAAGATTCATATGTGGTTTCAGCTCAGCACTAGTAGAGCAAGGGGAAGCCATGCCTGGGGTAGACAGAAATGTCTGCTGACCCTGGCATAGCATGGTGGGGGCTAAAGAGAAAATCACCTTAGGGACTCAGAAACAGGGCAGGGGAAGAAAATGTCAATGTAGCCTTTCTCAGATGGCCTCAAGATAATGGCTGAACAAATGTGGGAAGAATTGGGATATGATTTGGGCAGCATAGGAGTTCCTAGTAAAAGCTGGTCTATGTCAGGTTTAGTGTTTTCAATGGTTGCCAATATTTAAAATTGAGGCAACAGAAATAgtcacttctatttttttccttgaaagtCAGAAGATTGAATTTTTTTAACTGTCTTCTTTCCATGAGTCATGCATTTGCAACTGCCACACACCCCACCCAACcaacttccctttctttttttttttcacaaataaaccaactttaatagatattattttgtatttatatagcGCCTTCTTCAAGAATCTTAGATGCTTTACAgtcattttatctaatttttttttgtggtttttgggtcacacccgtcagtgctcaggggttactcctggctccatgctcagaaattgctcctggcaggcacgggggaccatatgggacgccgggattcgaaccgatgaccttctgcatgaaaggcaaatgccttacctccatgctatctctccggcccccattttatcTAATTAATCCCCACAACAACCCTGTGAGGTAGGTATTACTCCCATTTTACAAGATAGGGAGGCTGAAGCAGAGAGGTTAAGTGACTTGCCCATGGCCACAGTTAAATTCAGTGAAGAGTCAGGACCTGAGCGCCTTCGCCTCCCAGCTCCTAGTTAAATACCTCATGAGAATCTTTACTGAAAAgtatctttaaagaaaatatcaagaGTAGTATGTTATGAAAATGATGTCTTTCTATTGCCATCAAGGAAAGAAAAACCAACACTGATGTTTGGGGCAACAAAACCCATATATTACACACCTTTTGTTCCTTTTCTCAAAGTTCCATGGCTCCTGTCTTAAGTGAACTTACTGGTAAAATTTTCAAGATAAAAGCCATAAGACTTAGAAGTGAAACTTAATTTAGCATATTTACTTTTAATCAAGataatttataaacttttattcCAATATACAAAATATGTGACAGCTACTCCAGCACACATATACAGTTCAGTCAGCATTTATGGCATAGGCCCGCCCCTAGTGTCTGTAACAGTTGCCAGCACTCCTGCACACTCTTTTACAGGGCTGAATTCTCTTACTGACGCTCTGCTTCCCCTTCAACCTACCCCTAAATGCTTCTAAAGTATACCAAATTTCTGACTTCAAAGCTTAAAAACACTTAGATGTGCCTGCAATGAGCGTGAATAGTTAAGTGAAGAACCATCACCTACAGTCCCTCCCTTGACAAATCATACTGTTAAAAACGGTGTAGAGGTGTGCAGTGTGTAACTACTGTGgaactcaataaaaatgtttaataacttCTTGAACATGAAATTTCACCTTGGCATTCACTGTATTTTCTTAAAtgcaaaatgtaaaaacaaacataaaagcatTTCCAATGCTGTACCTTTCTGCAAATGACTTCATCTATCTTTCTTATACATACTGTGGCCTCTCTCATGTTAAAATGGATTCAGCTTCACTTTACTCTTCTCTATATTGAAAGCTACATGAATCCCAAGCTTTCAGTTCAGACAAGTTGGTATAAATCTTCAAAGTGAAAATATACTCACTGCTATGACAGTCTCTCATTCTTTGTTCTGATTCTCTATGCAATGTTGGCAGGCTAGGCAATTTACACAAAATTCTAGGAAGGGTAAGGCTTTTAGAAACtatctattaaaaattaatttgtcaaAATGCATAATAATTTTCTCCCAGCACATGTGTTTAAACAGTCCAATTAGTTAAGTGACCCTGTTGAAAATCTGTTCAAGGAACGAATAGGTGAAGTCATTTCCTGAGCTAAAAGATACAGATAATACACATTAATAATAGCAGCAGAcaataacattcttttttgttgtttctcatATTCAACAGTATTAGTAAAATAAGTTCATAAAATtacaggaattaaaaaaaagattactgcCTAAAAAGGCTTGATAAGGAATACCCCATGGACTTGATTGCTATTTTGAATATATGTTCAATTATTTTCTGCAAGTTACATTCGGCCACTGTCAGACAACTTACTGATTCATGGAAAAGTATCATTGCAATGGTTCACAAACATTTTACATTACATACATTACTTATTAAAATTCCCAACAAAACAAAGCGTAACAAATGCAAAGTTTAATTTCTGAACAACTTCCTCATACGATTAAAGATGATGGTGTAAGAAAGGACCTGTTTTGTGTCTTTGTGATTTACTTCAGTACAATTTAATCTTTAAGGTTTTAGTCAACCATTCAGGCCACAGAGTTACAACGAATGATCTATTCTTTCCATAGTATTGAAAATACATTACAAGCATGGCCTAAACTTGAAACATTggatttaaaaattctaaagtttGATACCACTGcaccaaattttcttttatcattccACCAACTATAGGTAATTtttgatagatttttattttattgaaattaaagtTGAGTAAAACAGCTGAATTAGAAACTATaacaaaatgacaaatatttagcCAAATATCAGTTCCTTCTGAAAAAGAACATTTACTTTCTCTCACTGCAATTTTTCTTAAGGTATTTtactcatttaaaatagtttaaaattcaCTGTAAAAATAGAAACACACAAAAGGACCAGTTAAACtgacaaaaactaataaaaatatgctcaaaTTTACTGATAGAATCATGGGCACTTTATACAATACTTAGACTCTAccagttttaagtaaaataaataagaaaaaattataattacaaagcCAGTCTTTCCCTTTGGGGAAACAAAAAGCCACTTTTGACCAGTTGTtccctacatatacatatactgtaTATTATTATAAGCTTCTTCAGAGAAGCAAAATTTATTTGTCTTCCTGACACCGTATTCTAGTTATGTCAGTGTTTTTACATCAGGAAGGCAACTGCAAGTGTTGGGCTCCAAAGTATTTCTGGTTGATGTTTCAGAAGACCAGAAGATTCTGCTATATATACTTAACACAAGCAAATTCATGCAATGTGTTTAATATACCTCCTTTCGATGGATACAACTTAGCACAGATTCCTATTCTTCCTACTGCACATCAAGGAGTTCCAATCATTATTGGTGCAATAAGTAAAGAGAAAATGCATGTCAATTACTGGAAAGCTGTTTAACAAGAGGAGCTGGTATCTCTGATTTTACTTCCTTATATGGAACTGCACATACAGCATGATAGCTGAGCAAATAAATCAACTACCATGATAGGAAGACCTTGTTAATCAGTCTTTGCTTTATTGTGTGCAAAGTGTGCTACTGCCCCCTGAGCTTCCTGCATTTctcttcagttaaaaaaaaaatcagtgcttgATCCTTTCCCAATAACCAGAGAAGAAATGAGACAGAAAGTATATCTTCATCATGGCTGTCCCTTAGTCCCGAGACTGATAGAAAAGGATGTAACCAGATTCAGAGTTCTTTGAGATATCTGATGTCAACCCGTAGAATTCTTCAATCGCTTGTGCATCTATTTTTTCTACAATGTCGTCatcaaacaacaaccaaaaatcaTGACTCTTAACTATTGCAATATAATGGCCTCGATTTGGACCACTTCCACAGTGAACCACAATAGCAACAAGGTCGTACATTCGGTCAGAATTAGTTGCATCACCTGATGTGTTAAACAGACGAAGTTCTAAAGGAAAAACTACTCGGTAAGAAAGTTTTATATATCGATGAAGTTGATCCATATATTTGAATCTCTTTAGATGTAGAGCTAGGATCATGGGTAGTTTTTTAACTTTCATCCTTTTGTGTGCTTCCTGTTTACTTCGACattcttcacagtaatatttatattCACTGCATAGAGTTTCTGTGTTGCTAAAACCCCTTAAGCAATGAGTAATTGATGTGTTTTGTTCCACGTCAACAGAAAGGTCTAAAAAATCCTCATCTTTGCTACTTATAGTTTCACAAGTAAGACATCTGGTTTCATTAGTTAATGTTCCCTGAAATATCTCATGAACCCATGTTGGGTCTGGTGTGCTGTTGTTATTTTCACCGTCAATATTACCATTAGGTAAACGACCATTCTGTTTTTCCTGCTTTCTCTCTTCTTGCAGAATATCAGCAATTGCATTTagtagataatttaaaaattcatggGCATCCTGTTGCATGTAGTTGTCAAAGAGCTCATTTTCTTTCCGTAATCTTGTAATGAACTTCTTAGGTGGTATTACTCCAACCTTTTTCTTCTGAGTGGCTATGCTATGGAAGAGATCTGCTAAACATGTAAGAAGGTTCTCCTTCTTCCTAGGTTGACTCTTGTATGCCAGAACTTTTTCCCGAAATGGACGACAAAAATAAAGTGCTTGAAGAACTGAATTGCAGTAGCAGGTATTTCCAAAATTGACTAACCCAAAATAGTGCTCATTGACTGGAAACTGCTCTGGACCAATCTCTTTCTCTAATGCCGAGGCATTGGCGCCCATGGTACCGATGGAGGCGAATTTGGAGACTGTCATTAGGATTTCCATCTGCCCGGCACCATCTTCCACCCAATCGCGGCGGCAGGCGGGGGAGGAGGCGATGCAGGCCGCGGACCATCCCGAACCGCCGCTGACCCAGACCCTCGCGCTGAGTGAGCGCCCCAACTTCCTTTTCTAACGGTCTCATTTGAACTTGAGTTTTAGTATATCTTGGTCAACAGGGCTATGGATCTGGTGAGAAGGGCAAAGAAGTCAGAAGTTAGGTGAGGACAGCTGAGAAAAGAGCCAAGCACAGGCGTTAGTGCGTGCTGGGCTTTCTACCCCTTTGGGTCTTTAGGAGGTGTCCAGATTTCTGAGATTATGGCCTTTGGGTGAGTCCTTTTGCTCCTTACTGTGAACATATTTAGACTCTTCTAAAGAACAAACTTGTAGACTTAGCATAGCAGTTAGGGCCATGGAAGCAGGAACTGATCAAGATGACATAGTGGACATGGCCTGGGTTATGTTTTTATGGTTTGAAAAGAAAGTTTCATTGCTCCTTGGCAGGACAGGAAGGTCTGTACCAGGAGTGCCAAGCAGCACTAGATTCAAAGACTATAATGAGGCCACAGTGTGCAGGGGATACAGTCTGAATTGCAAGAACATCTTGGTCCAGATGCTGACTGAGACAGCTATGCATGCCTCACACAAGCCTGGTTATTGGCAGGATGGTAGCAGTTATGCATTCCATTAGCAATAGGTCACACTGGCTTTGTGCTAAGTTTCCTGGATCATGTCACTCAAATGTGTCATGTGTACTTGGTTGTCATAGCATGTTTCTCATGGAAGATGATCTTCTAGGTCAGAGTTTACCAACCCGTAGAATTCTTCAATCGCTTGTGCATCTATTTTTTCTACAATGTCGTCatcaaacaacaaccaaaaatcaTGACTCAACTATTGCAATATAATGGCCTCGATTTGGACCACTTCCACAGTGAACCACAATAGCAACAAGGTCGTACATTCGGTCAGGATTAGTTGCATCACCTGATGTGTTAAACAGACGAAGTTCTAAAGGAAAAACTACTCGGTAAGAAAGTTTTGTAGATCGATGAAGTTGATCCATATATTTGAATCT
Coding sequences within:
- the LOC126024739 gene encoding ubiquitin carboxyl-terminal hydrolase 12-like, yielding MEILMTVSKFASIGTMGANASALEKEIGPEQFPVNEHYFGLVNFGNTCYCNSVLQALYFCRPFREKVLAYKSQPRKKENLLTCLADLFHSIATQKKKVGVIPPKKFITRLRKENELFDNYMQQDAHEFLNYLLNAIADILQEERKQEKQNGRLPNGNIDGENNNSTPDPTWVHEIFQGTLTNETRCLTCETISSKDEDFLDLSVDVEQNTSITHCLRGFSNTETLCSEYKYYCEECRSKQEAHKRMKVKKLPMILALHLKRFKYMDQLHRYIKLSYRVVFPLELRLFNTSGDATNSDRMYDLVAIVVHCGSGPNRGHYIAIVKSHDFWLLFDDDIVEKIDAQAIEEFYGLTSDISKNSESGYILFYQSRD